Within Methyloterricola oryzae, the genomic segment CGGATCGGCACGAAATCGATCGTTTCGACCGCCGGATATCTGGAGGCACTTACGCTGCCCGATTCGCGCAGCCAACGCCGCGCCAGGTTGGCGTTGATGCCGTGTGCCAGCGCGACCGCGGCAATTGAGGCACCGGGCTGTCGGCAGGCGTCCACCACCTGCCGCTTGAAAGCAACGCTATGGAAGCGCCGGGTACGCTTGGGAGATGAGTCCATGAAAGTGTCCACTAAAAACTGAAGTGGACACTATCTTGCGCAATCCATCGGGCGCCTTACAGATGGGATTACCGGACGGATACAGCGGGACGACAATGAGTGAGCCGTTCTGACTATCCCGCCGGCATCGCGACGGGGGCCGGATTCAGCAGTGACTGGGTCATGGCATCCAGACCTTGCCCATCCACGAAGGCACGTCCATAGGCGCGCAGATCGGCGTAACTCAACTGCAGGATACCGG encodes:
- a CDS encoding transposase, with the protein product MDSSPKRTRRFHSVAFKRQVVDACRQPGASIAAVALAHGINANLARRWLRESGSVSASRYPAVETIDFVPIR